The Amylolactobacillus amylophilus DSM 20533 = JCM 1125 genome contains a region encoding:
- the thrS gene encoding threonine--tRNA ligase codes for MSFELTFPDGNKKSIDEGQSVLDVAKSISSSLAKKAVGATLNDELLSVDSTVNQAGHFAILTDADELGLRILRDTVAFLFKYVAKQKYPRIALGESKSDEDGFFVDTDQDNQIAVGELPEFEAEMKKIIKNGLPITREFVDKSKLVEAFKDDPYKTSMLKDIDAVQILAYRLGDFVDFGYKALLPNTGKIKEFALLSVAGAYWQGKSSNRMLQRIYGTAFFKASDLEADLKRREDIKERDHRTLGRDLDLFFVDPKVGAGLPYWMPKGATIRRIIERYIIDKEVADDYEHVYTPVLANLDLYKTSGHWAHYREDMFPPMDMGDDELLELRPMNCPSHIQIYKHHVRSYRELPIRIAELGMMHRYEKSGALSGLQRVREMTLNDGHTFVALDQIQEEFGKVLQLMMDVYHDFNITDYTFRLSLRDPNNTDKYFENDEMWENAQSMLKKALDELGLDYYEAEGEAAFYGPKLDVQTKTALGNEETLSTIQLDFMLPEKFELAYVGNDGEEHRPVMIHRGIIGTLERFIAYLTEIYKGAFPTWIAPVQVNMIPVNLDLHTDYVKEIKHALAQKGIRVQLDLRNEKMGYKIRESQTQKVPYTLVIGDQELADQTVTVRKYGEQDTTTVSVQEFTDQILADVASYSRDE; via the coding sequence ATGAGTTTTGAATTAACATTTCCAGATGGCAATAAGAAGAGCATCGATGAGGGTCAGTCAGTCTTAGACGTAGCCAAGTCTATCAGTTCGTCATTAGCTAAGAAGGCAGTCGGGGCAACCTTAAACGATGAGCTGTTATCGGTTGATAGTACAGTTAATCAAGCGGGCCACTTTGCCATTCTAACTGATGCAGATGAGCTGGGTCTGCGGATCCTCCGTGACACGGTTGCTTTCTTGTTCAAGTACGTTGCAAAGCAGAAATATCCACGCATCGCACTCGGTGAATCAAAGTCGGACGAAGATGGTTTTTTCGTTGATACTGATCAAGATAATCAAATTGCTGTTGGTGAATTGCCAGAGTTTGAAGCAGAGATGAAGAAGATTATCAAGAACGGTCTCCCAATTACCCGGGAATTTGTCGACAAATCTAAGTTAGTAGAGGCTTTCAAAGACGATCCTTACAAGACTTCCATGCTGAAGGACATTGATGCCGTACAGATACTGGCATACCGACTTGGTGATTTCGTTGATTTTGGCTACAAGGCGCTCCTGCCTAACACGGGCAAAATCAAAGAATTCGCACTCCTGTCAGTGGCCGGTGCATATTGGCAAGGTAAGAGTAGCAACAGAATGTTGCAACGGATTTACGGGACAGCATTCTTTAAAGCAAGCGATTTAGAGGCTGACTTGAAACGCAGAGAGGACATTAAGGAACGCGATCACCGCACACTAGGACGTGACCTTGATTTGTTCTTCGTCGATCCTAAAGTGGGTGCCGGTTTACCGTACTGGATGCCAAAAGGAGCAACAATTCGGCGAATTATCGAACGCTACATCATCGATAAAGAAGTTGCAGATGACTACGAGCACGTTTACACACCTGTACTCGCTAACCTGGACCTCTACAAAACCTCTGGTCACTGGGCACATTACAGGGAAGACATGTTCCCACCAATGGACATGGGAGATGACGAATTACTTGAGTTGCGGCCGATGAACTGCCCGTCACACATTCAGATCTACAAGCATCACGTCCGCTCATACCGTGAGTTACCAATTCGAATTGCCGAGTTAGGCATGATGCACCGTTATGAGAAGTCTGGTGCACTTTCCGGCCTCCAACGTGTGCGTGAAATGACCCTAAATGATGGGCACACTTTTGTCGCTTTGGACCAGATTCAAGAGGAATTTGGTAAGGTCCTTCAGCTGATGATGGACGTCTACCATGACTTCAATATCACCGATTACACATTCCGATTGAGCCTGCGTGACCCGAACAACACAGATAAGTATTTTGAAAACGACGAGATGTGGGAAAACGCACAGTCAATGTTGAAGAAAGCCCTCGATGAACTGGGTCTTGATTACTACGAGGCAGAAGGTGAGGCTGCATTCTACGGACCAAAGCTTGACGTTCAGACGAAGACAGCCCTAGGTAATGAGGAAACACTGTCAACAATCCAACTCGACTTCATGTTGCCAGAGAAGTTTGAACTGGCATACGTGGGTAACGATGGTGAAGAGCACCGTCCAGTGATGATTCACCGTGGAATCATCGGAACACTTGAGCGGTTTATCGCATACCTAACTGAGATTTATAAAGGTGCATTCCCAACTTGGATTGCTCCAGTACAAGTTAACATGATTCCGGTTAACCTTGATTTACACACTGATTACGTGAAGGAAATCAAACATGCATTGGCCCAAAAGGGAATTCGGGTGCAGCTTGATTTACGAAACGAAAAAATGGGTTATAAGATCCGCGAATCACAAACTCAAAAAGTTCCTTACACCTTAGTTATTGGGGATCAAGAGCTGGCAGATCAAACTGTAACGGTGAGAAAATATGGTGAACAAGACACCACAACCGTTTCTGTTCAAGAGTTTACCGACCAGATTTTAGCAGACGTGGCCAGCTACTCGCGTGATGAATAA
- the dnaI gene encoding primosomal protein DnaI, which translates to MQNIGKVLQKILDERAIKYDFDEMIKAALKDPEVQAFIKEHHAELTPDALNKSAANVYEFVTQRDKVQQESDSTVSGFAPKLIVNNGLIDVEYGPTEQTRTAVERTTQAHKMRLIDLPITLREAAITEFERTEGRIRALALATEFVAQLSAGQNPKGVYFSGNFGVGKTYLMAAMANKLVTFGKSVTLIHVPTFIAGLSSHFGDNSLNDEVQKLKSVDVLMLDDIGAESLSQWSRDDVLGVILQYRMENQLPTVFSSNFSFPELEEHFAETKTGSEPVKAARLMERIKFLATEVVMEGANRRNRG; encoded by the coding sequence ATGCAAAACATTGGCAAAGTTTTACAGAAGATATTGGATGAACGCGCAATCAAGTATGATTTCGACGAAATGATTAAAGCAGCGCTCAAGGATCCTGAAGTTCAAGCTTTTATCAAGGAACATCATGCAGAACTAACTCCCGATGCCCTAAACAAAAGTGCGGCAAACGTCTATGAATTTGTGACGCAGCGCGATAAGGTTCAACAAGAAAGCGACAGTACTGTGAGCGGCTTCGCCCCAAAACTAATTGTCAATAACGGCCTGATTGACGTGGAATATGGTCCGACTGAGCAAACTAGAACTGCAGTAGAGAGGACTACCCAGGCCCACAAGATGCGTCTAATTGACCTGCCGATTACGCTTAGGGAGGCCGCCATTACAGAGTTTGAACGTACAGAAGGAAGAATTCGTGCACTGGCACTAGCAACCGAATTCGTTGCGCAGTTAAGTGCTGGTCAGAATCCGAAGGGCGTCTACTTTAGCGGTAATTTTGGTGTTGGTAAGACTTACCTGATGGCGGCGATGGCGAATAAGCTGGTCACTTTTGGCAAAAGTGTGACGTTAATTCATGTACCAACCTTTATTGCTGGTCTTTCGAGTCACTTTGGCGACAACTCGCTTAATGATGAGGTCCAAAAACTAAAGTCTGTTGACGTATTGATGCTTGATGATATTGGGGCAGAGAGCCTGAGTCAGTGGTCAAGGGATGATGTGCTGGGCGTAATCTTGCAATATCGGATGGAGAATCAGTTGCCCACTGTTTTCAGTTCAAACTTCAGTTTTCCAGAGCTCGAGGAGCATTTTGCCGAGACCAAAACGGGCTCGGAGCCGGTGAAGGCCGCTCGTTTAATGGAGCGGATTAAGTTTCTGGCGACCGAGGTCGTCATGGAGGGTGCTAACCGACGCAACCGCGGTTAA